The genomic DNA ctaacgcatatttttcaattaaaattaaaattattctcgTTAATAAATTTGACTTCCCGTCTATCACAGCCGCaatgtttctttgattttgcagaataaaaaatgagtaaaaaatttatgagcATGTTTTGTTTTGTGCTGCGAAATGtcggaagttacaggcaagcaaagttttcttttcataatcATAACGTTATTCCGAAATGGTTACGTCAGTTTTTTCACTGTTACACCCATGATTTATTGTGAGCTACTGATTTTCAAAGTTGGGTTCGGTTTACTATGAATTCACTATGAATGTTAGTAATGTCACAGTTAACATTACCATGTAGATGGAATATTTACCACAAAACCGTGCTGCCTTCCACATGGAGATACATACATGATGCCTATGTACGGGGGAAAAACGTTTTCAATGAACTTGTATTATTTGGTACAGCTTATTGAAACTTCTGGATGAGAAAAGTATGAAACTGATTAGCAGCTTTCAACAAAGTTAATCAACTTCATAAACTTGATATCCGGGGACGAACTTGTGCggacgataaaaataaatttttataacttttggcTTAGTACTATCAGAATGTACAAAGACAAAAGAAATGTAaagcaaatttttaatttctccctCCATGCATATGGACACAGCAGCTCCTCAGGTGAGAGGTAATAAGATTTTGcggcaaaaaatttgatcttCCTGTTGGAGTAAATACTCCTTTACAATAACAAGCTTTAATCAAACCACTTGAAAATAACAATGATCATGATATAAAGCGGTCGAAAACTTTCTCTCCCTGTGACTCGCCAACACGTGATGAATGTATAAATACTTCTATGAGTATAAAAATGGATATTAAAATGTCGAAACTTCACTAAAGTCCAAGACGTCGGATGTAGAAACGACTCTGCAGCCCGGAAAGCCACACGTAGTATAAAGGCACATGAACTCACTGCTTCTCAAGCATTGAGATCGCCAGGCGGCGTCCTTTTGTATTCCATAAAACATGAGGATACCGACATCCGGATACCATTCTCGCGTCTCTGTGTTAGAGGAAAAAgcagaagaaaatgaaaataaaaactgaaatattagttacagaaaaaaaaaatcaaactataaTCCATAAACGCAGCTTGCAGAAAGTatataaaaagtataaaaagcatgaaaatagaaaaagacaATACTGCCGACACTAACATTTGAAAGTAGTCGTAAAGGGTGCGGTAATTTCCGTCGGTAAATTTGGAGAAGACATCGATCACGTTATAATGACGAATGTACGAGTCATCGGGACTGTAATGGCTGTGCAATTTGATCCAGTTGTTGAATGAGTAGAGCACGGATAACTTGCTCAGGTTACATCTTACGGAATAATTGGCCAATGGTGGAATAGTGCAGAGCGTAACCTCAGTCAAATTAAACCTGTCCCTGCACAGATCTAATAGTCTCTTCATATTCAGAACCATTATTTCTAGGCTGTGGCCCtgcgtaatttttcgataattcagtcatgtatgtatgatataattctgaaaaatgtcTTTTTTTAGGtcacgataataataatgtcacagattttaacaaaaaaaagtctgtCAGAGATTCGAATCTACGAGTCGTGCATTCAACAacatatttaaagaaaaagggaaaagaacGGGGACGTGTTCAACGCTTCGGAGATTTTACTATACGATATAACGACCCTATTGCCCACGTAATTTCTACCCCGTAATAAAACCTAATAAACATTAGCAGAAAGAATTACTACGAATTACGACCCAGCCTACCGGTAGTCGACGCCCCATTGTACAGatatatattcaatataaTAATCTTTTCTGTAAGATATTTGTGTGGGCCATCCTCTCTGGAAAAAATCCATTGTTTTTTATCTAACACAATAAAAGGGGGAGAAGATTTCTCGCGTTTAATTTATGAACGGTCTCTGCGATGAACAGAAGAAGGTACAAACTGCACGTGTGTTACtgcgaaaaataaataaatagaaaatggCATACTCGGAATACGTCCACAGCACCGAGCATAATCGTAATCTTGCTGGATAAGAACTGCGTTTTCTCGAGTCTCCGACGACAGTCGTTGATGGTTTGACCGGAAATACATAATCCGCACTCAATCCCGCCTCCGACTGTTAACAGATCGATGCCAAATACAATTGCAATTCTAAACGgtacaattttcattgttatatCATTTCATTATCGGTCTCGAATGGCGATTACCTTCTGGCTTCCATGGTGGTGctccgaaattttttattgccagttgtagaaaaaaatcgtcaccAATCAATTGTTGACCATGAATAAGCGGTTCTAATAGAATTTCCTATGAAAATATCGGAGACACAACGTTAAAGGAtatatggtgaaaaaaaaaaacgtttcattacgtaacaaaaaaaattaaacgatccCTGAGTACAATCAGGCGACCGATGTGATCggattaatatttattcgcaAGAGCTCCGATAAGCGTCAAGTTTTTCAGGCAACTGAAATATAAGCAATGGTAATAACCATATCAAAAACtgtagaatttgaaaagtaatgCAATATTTTAGAAACTCACCTTTGTCCAAAGTAACGGACCTCAATCCAAAGAGAATAGCAATTGAAAATTAGGCACGCTATTCAACCGGAAGATCAATTCAATCACAAAACCCATTGACAAGTCACGATTCttacttattgttatttattgttaatcaCCGGTACACCAACAATCAATAACATCTCTATTACATGATGTACTGACGCGTGGTTTATATATGGAAAATAAAGTACGTAGTATTATATAAAACATTGTAAACAGAATGATATACATAAAATCTCTATTTGTAGATTTTACAAAAGAATAGAAATCCCTTAAGATACCAGTTTCTGGGATAACACGAGCTTTCCACAAATAAGCATATGATTGAAATCGACTACACCTGCAAATATTCTTAGTAATACAGATATAGAAGTGAACTGATCTGCTCCAGTGCAGACAGATAACGATgcttagaaattcaaaaactaaaaGTAAAAACGTTCCGTGTTTCATCATGACCACGGCCATCGCGTATGATTGTTGTTCATCGTTTCTGATTCATGACTATCCTGTATATTCTTTACACTAATTCAAATTAGTTTGATATGAGCTGTCGAACATTTGACGATGCTAGACGCTCTGTGATGTGATGTGATGTTAcagtgtttttcaaatttcaaaatttacaatttgcaTTTTGTTTTACGCAGCACTGCATAATTGACCATGGAAACTTCATATTTGCGGAACATATTAAAAGTAGTGTTACGAAGAGTAACGCAACTAATAGTTCAACAACCATAGTAtggaaattgttattataaattgGAAGAAATCAATTAACACCAGACAAGGCATAATTCATTAATATTCGCTGTGTTATTTTACTGTAACGAAGCACTTGCAACGATTTCCCGAGATGCTATCAACTCTTTGATTTACGAGAAAGCTTACAAATTCAAAGttacgatttttcaaagactGTGTGATTTGCCACTGAAGTGTGCCCAGCATCGTAACAGCTCGTTAAACTaacttgaattaaaaaattgataaaaatttgcatactACATTTCTGATCAAAGCTTTCGAATTTCTAAGAATCACTTTTCCAAgatttttacccaaatttACTTATTTCACCGGCATATAGTGCATCAAGCGTTGTACGTCAAATTAATGCTTCTTGCATAGCATCGTCCGAATATTGAATtatcaaaaacaaataaaaatacacaatATAACAAAATCAGTCATATCACCGAATATTCCTATGACacttaaaataattaaagattATCAACcaaatttctataaaaaatatgtaacttAGTGATATAACTATTTGCAAGGAATAGAAGAACCGTTAAAAAGGTAGGAAAGAAATTCTATTCTAGTACATGAAGGAATTCTGAGGATACGTATCTCTCCACCAAGGATACGCGGGATAATTATACCACGGATTGAAGCACGACCCTGGGACATTGGTGGACCCGAATTGCGGTCCCGCCGACCACCAGTACCCACTCTGATTATCTAGCAGGAACGACGACTGATACTGACACGAATCCCAGCCCCACCACCCATTGTTAGCATTGTTAATAGATCCAGCCATACCTGAACAAACAACAAGGTGTTTCGAAATTAAGCGCGACTTCACGTCTGTTCGAATAATCCcgtgttcaaaataaaaaacgccGAAAGATATTTCCTCTATTCCCTTTTCTCCTAtacgaaaaacaaatttcacggTGAAAATGTGCTAAATAAACAATTTGCATTGTCAATTCAAATTCCGAGTTTCAGGGACGAGAGAAATTTATCggtcgactttttttttgctcgttacCGTACTTACCGCCGCGTTGATTAGCATAAGGCGTGTTACACGGTTGAAACTCCGATTGACTCGGTCGATTCTGGATTTCCCTGACAGGATGTTTACCCACCTCTGGTTCTTTCTTGTCGGCGACGCGAATGTTGAACTGCCAGTTTCGGTAGCCCTCTGCGtatcttttttcatcttccgAGTTGAAGTTATACATGTTTCCATCCGTGCTACTTAATGACGC from Diprion similis isolate iyDipSimi1 chromosome 2, iyDipSimi1.1, whole genome shotgun sequence includes the following:
- the LOC124412310 gene encoding maternal effect protein oskar-like, whose product is MTSQEAVEKMIKSCIVSRKGGVPFREIEGDYRDLVGESIPYAQLGYTSLHSFVRSIQFVDVRTNHFGDSVLFVSDPKVAHIDSLVRKQKNPSHQRKRYRRSKKAVPTTPRAERFTRNTKMAYTKSKWYTSSTQSKKNNWAQKNNERRDMDRFNKYNAGRPGIQNCSTSPKYHTFNDYSWSTKTPASLSSTDGNMYNFNSEDEKRYAEGYRNWQFNIRVADKKEPEEILLEPLIHGQQLIGDDFFLQLAIKNFGAPPWKPEVGGGIECGLCISGQTINDCRRRLEKTQFLSSKITIMLGAVDVFRGHSLEIMVLNMKRLLDLCRDRFNLTEVTLCTIPPLANYSVRCNLSKLSVLYSFNNWIKLHSHYSPDDSYIRHYNVIDVFSKFTDGNYRTLYDYFQIDARMVSGCRYPHVLWNTKGRRLAISMLEKQ